The proteins below are encoded in one region of Hordeum vulgare subsp. vulgare chromosome 3H, MorexV3_pseudomolecules_assembly, whole genome shotgun sequence:
- the LOC123442732 gene encoding vacuolar protein sorting-associated protein 60.1-like, with translation MKKIFGAKKNKDPPPTIQDATSQINKRGESVDEKIKKLDEELARYKEQIRKARPGPSQEAIKARAIRLLKHKRMYEEQRNMLYNQTYNLDQVGFAADGLKDAQQTMNAMKAANKELKGMMKTVKIEDIDNMQDEMTDLMDVSNEIQESLGRSYNIPDDVDEEDLMGELDALEADMEFESAAVPSYLQPDEEADLNLPAAPTYPAAVPVSRHQEDELGLPPVPRASLRS, from the exons ATGAAGAAGATCTTCGGAGCCAAGAAGAACAAGGACCCGCCGCCCACCATCCAGGACGCCACCAGCCAA ATAAACAAGCGGGGCGAGAGCGTGGACGAGAAGATCAAGAAGCTGGACGAGGAGCTGGCGCGGTACAAGGAGCAGATCCGCAAGGCCCGCCCCGGCCCCTCGCAGGAGGCCATCAAGGCCCGCGCCATCaggctcctcaagcacaagcgcaTGTACGAGGAGCAGCGCAACATGCTCTACAACCAGACCTACAACCTCGACCAGGTCGGCTTCGCCGCCGACGGCCTCAAGGACGCGCAGCAGACc ATGAATGCGATGAAGGccgccaacaaggagctaaaggggaTGATGAAGACTGTGAAGATTGAGGACATCGAT AATATGCAAGATGAAATGACGGATCTGATGGACGTGAGCAATGAAATACAAGAATCTCTTGGTAGAAGCTACAACATCCCTGATGATGTTGACGAGGAAGATCTAATGGGAG AGCTGGATGCTCTGGAAGCTGATATGGAGTTTGAGTCAGCTGCAGTCCCTTCGTACCTTCAGCCAGATGAGGAAGCTGATCTTAACTTGCCTGCTGCACCGACTTATCCTGCAGCAGTTCCAGTAAGCAGGCACCAG GAGGACGAGCTTGGACTGCCACCGGTACCTCGAGCATCGCTCCGTAGTTAG